One segment of Gammaproteobacteria bacterium DNA contains the following:
- a CDS encoding MFS transporter, producing MIVNRANQNAGVTQSDTRTRALRFVLGIGIVSMFADFTYEGGRGIVGPYLAVLGAGPVFVGVVAGLGEFLGYAVRLLSGRFVDRTRRNWQVMGAGYTLNLLAVPALALAPLAWIAGLLVFLERIGKGLRNPAKDALLSRAGRELGHGYAFGLHEFLDQLGAVAGPLLVAGVIALNARHGLTSPTAGYRVAFAVLVIPALLALFFLWRARGLEPEAAPAPIAPVPAKFDARYYLYMAFAVVSVLGFSHFILVAYHLQLTQRLTPALIPVLFGVAMGADALAALVVGRFYDRVGLKVLYALPLLTLPTLPLLFLSAHPLWIWIGAVLWGAALGVQESTVRAGVATLTPENLRGTAYGLFDTVFGAAWFVGSVMLGALYAVSPLWLVVAAMLLQLVALPLLAILNFRGASQA from the coding sequence ATGATTGTGAACCGGGCAAATCAGAATGCGGGTGTAACCCAATCCGACACGCGCACCCGTGCGCTGCGTTTCGTGCTGGGCATCGGCATCGTCAGTATGTTCGCGGATTTCACCTACGAAGGCGGCCGCGGCATCGTCGGACCGTATCTCGCGGTGCTGGGCGCAGGCCCGGTGTTCGTGGGCGTGGTCGCGGGACTGGGCGAGTTCCTGGGCTACGCGGTGCGGCTCCTGTCGGGCCGTTTTGTGGATCGCACGCGCCGCAACTGGCAGGTCATGGGCGCAGGCTACACGTTGAACCTTTTGGCGGTACCGGCGCTGGCGCTCGCGCCTCTGGCTTGGATCGCCGGTTTGCTGGTGTTTCTGGAACGCATCGGCAAGGGCCTGCGCAATCCCGCCAAGGATGCACTCCTTTCGCGCGCCGGCCGTGAGTTGGGGCACGGTTACGCTTTCGGCCTGCACGAATTTCTGGATCAACTGGGCGCGGTAGCCGGTCCGCTGTTGGTGGCGGGGGTCATCGCTCTGAATGCGCGTCATGGTCTGACCAGCCCGACGGCAGGCTACCGCGTGGCCTTTGCGGTTCTGGTGATTCCGGCGCTGCTCGCCCTGTTTTTCCTGTGGCGCGCCCGGGGTCTCGAACCGGAGGCAGCACCTGCGCCGATCGCACCCGTACCTGCCAAATTTGATGCGCGCTATTACCTTTACATGGCCTTCGCCGTGGTCAGCGTTCTGGGATTTTCCCACTTCATTCTGGTGGCCTATCACCTGCAGCTTACGCAACGCCTCACACCGGCACTGATTCCGGTGCTGTTCGGTGTGGCGATGGGTGCGGATGCGCTGGCCGCTCTGGTAGTAGGGCGTTTCTACGACCGTGTTGGCCTGAAGGTGCTGTATGCACTGCCGTTGCTTACGCTGCCAACCTTGCCGCTGCTGTTCTTAAGCGCGCATCCGTTGTGGATCTGGATAGGCGCCGTGCTGTGGGGCGCGGCCCTCGGCGTGCAGGAGAGTACGGTGCGCGCGGGTGTCGCCACACTCACGCCGGAAAATCTGCGCGGAACGGCTTACGGGTTGTTCGATACTGTATTCGGTGCGGCCTGGTTTGTGGGCAGTGTGATGCTGGGAGCGTTGTACGCCGTCAGTCCGCTGTGGCTGGTCGTTGCCGCGATGCTGCTGCAACTCGTGGCATTGCCACTGCTTGCAATCCTCAATTTCCGCGGTGCGTCACAAGCGTAG
- the crcB gene encoding fluoride efflux transporter CrcB, protein MWNYLAVAVGGVIGCCARYGLTQLVQQFYGRSFPLATFVINILGCFLMGWLFFLTVERLSLNPTLRTAILTGGLGGFTTFSTFAMEALLLVEEGATRIAVVYVAASVLLGLAAAFAGAWLARGP, encoded by the coding sequence ATGTGGAATTATCTGGCCGTGGCCGTGGGCGGCGTGATTGGCTGTTGCGCGCGCTACGGCCTTACCCAACTGGTGCAACAGTTTTACGGGCGCAGCTTCCCGCTCGCCACGTTCGTCATCAACATCCTCGGGTGCTTTTTGATGGGCTGGCTGTTTTTTCTGACCGTGGAACGCCTGTCGCTCAACCCCACGCTGCGCACCGCGATTCTCACTGGCGGCCTGGGCGGCTTCACGACGTTCTCGACATTTGCCATGGAAGCATTGTTGCTGGTGGAGGAAGGTGCAACCCGGATCGCCGTCGTATATGTAGCGGCATCGGTATTACTGGGTCTGGCTGCGGCCTTTGCCGGCGCCTGGCTTGCGCGCGGCCCGTGA
- a CDS encoding TonB family protein encodes MDTQHVFSESFFSFKNGRNLVLAIIVEVLIGLIVAGLIIWQQTHKAPPPPVNKVAVVTIPPPPPPPPPPPPKTPQPPVPNMPKPQPLTEVPPIPTPIPTPNAVPPPPPPPPPVPRPQVNMAAIEASFQEQLRACIQAVAIRHYPREAILAGSTGTVVVQFKYINASISDAAVKRSSGTRALDTAGVQAVLTARCPAPPEQFQGREFVFTIPIQYSLSGG; translated from the coding sequence GTGGACACGCAGCACGTTTTTAGCGAAAGCTTTTTCTCGTTCAAAAATGGCCGGAATCTCGTTCTGGCGATCATCGTCGAGGTGTTGATCGGCCTGATCGTGGCGGGCTTGATCATCTGGCAGCAGACCCACAAAGCGCCGCCGCCGCCGGTAAACAAGGTTGCGGTGGTGACCATTCCGCCGCCGCCGCCGCCGCCGCCGCCGCCGCCGCCCAAGACGCCGCAGCCGCCGGTGCCCAACATGCCCAAGCCGCAGCCGCTGACGGAGGTACCGCCGATTCCGACGCCGATTCCGACGCCGAATGCGGTACCGCCTCCGCCGCCCCCCCCGCCGCCGGTCCCGCGGCCGCAGGTCAATATGGCGGCCATAGAAGCCAGCTTCCAGGAACAGCTGCGTGCGTGCATTCAGGCGGTGGCCATACGCCATTACCCGCGCGAAGCGATACTCGCTGGCAGCACCGGCACCGTCGTGGTTCAGTTCAAATACATAAATGCCAGCATCAGCGATGCCGCGGTCAAACGCTCCAGCGGTACACGGGCACTGGATACCGCCGGAGTGCAGGCGGTACTGACGGCCAGATGTCCCGCGCCGCCCGAGCAATTTCAGGGAAGGGAATTTGTGTTCACCATTCCGATCCAATACAGCCTGAGTGGAGGCTGA
- a CDS encoding biopolymer transporter ExbD, translated as MKSFVEKKKGRIEIINMIDIMLFLLVFFIMITLRMIPATGIASHLPQSSTAVTIERPKIIISLQAHGQIVVENQVMTPDQLTSYLLGQDPAHANVTIAGAREATLQDLVIVMDACREAGVTQIGIAAKNID; from the coding sequence ATGAAGAGTTTTGTCGAGAAGAAGAAGGGCAGGATCGAGATCATCAACATGATCGACATCATGCTCTTCCTGCTGGTGTTCTTTATCATGATCACGCTGCGCATGATCCCGGCGACGGGCATCGCGTCGCATCTGCCGCAAAGCAGCACGGCCGTGACGATCGAGCGGCCCAAGATCATCATCAGCCTGCAGGCCCACGGCCAGATTGTGGTCGAAAACCAGGTGATGACCCCAGATCAGCTGACTTCGTATCTGCTCGGCCAGGATCCGGCGCACGCCAACGTCACCATCGCGGGCGCGCGGGAAGCTACCTTGCAGGATCTGGTGATTGTCATGGACGCGTGCCGTGAAGCGGGAGTCACGCAGATTGGCATCGCCGCTAAAAACATCGACTAA
- a CDS encoding MotA/TolQ/ExbB proton channel family protein encodes MNIQELLHIANVSGGVIWIIVFTLLVALVIIIDRTWTLAKIVRQGELIARTILQSDQVDRDALMDLAVRTAKYPQGAVLEVALKYPELKDAQRLSELIEETILLQAPRVDRGMWVLDTVITLDPLLGLLGTIIGIFEAFQVLGAADTAPTQVTGGVAVALIATAAGLAVAIIGLVFFNGLNNRARLILHQMEAIKVMLVNRLT; translated from the coding sequence GTGAATATTCAAGAGCTGCTTCATATTGCCAACGTTTCGGGTGGCGTCATCTGGATCATCGTTTTCACGTTGCTGGTGGCGCTGGTCATCATCATTGATCGCACCTGGACGCTGGCCAAGATCGTGCGCCAGGGCGAACTGATCGCGCGCACGATCCTGCAATCCGATCAAGTGGATCGCGATGCGCTCATGGATCTGGCGGTACGCACCGCCAAGTATCCTCAGGGTGCGGTGCTGGAAGTGGCGCTCAAGTATCCCGAACTCAAGGACGCGCAGCGCCTGTCCGAACTGATTGAGGAAACCATCCTGCTGCAGGCGCCGCGCGTGGACCGCGGCATGTGGGTGCTGGACACCGTGATTACGCTTGACCCGTTGCTGGGGCTGCTCGGTACCATCATCGGCATCTTCGAAGCCTTCCAGGTGCTGGGTGCCGCGGACACCGCGCCTACGCAGGTAACCGGCGGCGTGGCAGTGGCGTTGATCGCAACCGCCGCAGGTCTCGCGGTCGCCATCATCGGTCTGGTATTTTTCAACGGCCTCAACAACCGCGCCCGTCTGATCCTGCATCAGATGGAAGCCATCAAAGTGATGTTGGTGAATCGTCTCACCTGA